In one window of Silene latifolia isolate original U9 population unplaced genomic scaffold, ASM4854445v1 scaffold_168, whole genome shotgun sequence DNA:
- the LOC141638053 gene encoding uncharacterized protein LOC141638053, giving the protein MESSNSGVFRELKIWCLELLQLAQTPKKNSPALSQLLLLLRSSPPPSLQPLFDYVLFPLLLLLDSAVSCRSSQNSPSQPNFINDAVAEPVLHCLQELLSKCHLASVNQLTVLIKKLTYGAMLSATEASEEFRGGVVKCFRTLLINLSPCLQTSCSCKHSLAKPELLDTTHSKALTAQHSTYHCQPPDCLIAFLQSQSASAALGHWLSLLLNIADAEVGRGLRGSAKLRVEALITVRVLVAKVGIPDALAFFLPGVVSQLAKVLHVSKSMISGAAGSTEATEHAIRGLAEFLTIVLQDDADAFDLHMSNELLDLNSHEFGSSQSYLEKLRHLHDKAQDPRHTSGDSSGINVISNQDLSAKQLRKAGGGVGPLYVKRTPEWIERATNNVDKLLSNTFPHLCTHPSKRVRHGLLSAVQGLLSNCNNVLNGSRLMLLECLCTLVCDDSREVCTAAQDFLGCLFVSHGKLTVQADIAELFNRLLERLPKVVLGSEESVALASAQQMLAVIYYSGPQLIMDHLLCFPVKAAKLFDVFALCLSQESVFAGSLGKLVLSTPSATGYLHSLTELRDGSKNAISEHSVVRSKRSEESSMNALVKEMKQPCNDYELPRMPPWFVHVGSSKLYRVLAGILRLVGLSLIVDCRNEVTLLQIVEIPLGFLRKLVADFRKKGSSKESWESWYARSQSGQLLRQASTAACILNEMLFGMSDQAIDVVKDIFTVSVLKDEEKQNSDGFPFNHFPAKSYWNVTQTPCVRQHVIDCVGIILHEFMSPEVWDVPVAPLVQSGKKTENINMHFFRDVAMLHEVLIDGIGVFSICLGKNFVSSGFLCSSLYLLLENLICSNSEVRHAADAVLRVISATSGYPTAGHLVVANADYVIDSLCHQLRHLDLNPQVPNVLASMLSFVGVAHKILPLLEEPMRCVSMELEILGRHQHPELTIPFLKAVEEIAKAAKHEADGLPSQSESYLVAVNAKASDVKIKLRRDDLISGESDDGFFGDVSMEEWESILFQLNDNKRYRRIVASIAASCLTAVIPLVASMKEPICLIALDIIEHGIMTLAKVEEAFAHEKETKEAIIEVASLCSFYNLNDILDAAEEGADENRLLPAMNQIWPYLVACVRNKIPLPVRRCVEVVSKVVRICGGNFFTRRFHTDGSHFWKLLTTSPFTRKSIRNNEASPLLLPYRSTSRTSEDPVSESSNLQTQKGVLHMIANLSHDKRSSTALDIALKKVCGLVVGVACSGVVGLHDASIDALSGLATMDPDLVWLLLADVYYSFKGRDIIPPPVFPDLAQVMPPPLSSKDYLFVQYGGQTYGFDINFSSVEIVFKKLYPEMFMLP; this is encoded by the exons TAATCAG TTGACTGTGTTGATAAAGAAATTAACATATGGTGCTATGTTATCTGCAACCGAGGCTTCCGAAGAGTTTCGTGGAGGAGTGGTTAAGTGCTTTAGAACATTGCTTATCAATCTAAGTCCTTGTTTACAAACTTCTTGCTCCTGTAAACACAGTTTAGCCAAACCCGAACTTTTAGACACAACACACTCCAAAGCCTTGACTGCTCAACACTCGACCTATCACTGCCAACCACCCGACTGCTTAATTGCATTTCTTCAATCACAAAGTGCTTCAGCTGCTCTTGGTCACTGGCTCTCCCTCCTTCTCAAT ATTGCAGATGCTGAGGTTGGACGGGGTCTTAGGGGCAGTGCAAAGCTCCGAGTGGAAGCTCTTATAACCGTACGAGTACTTGTAGCAAAG GTTGGTATTCCTGATGCCTTGGCTTTCTTTCTACCTGGGGTTGTCAGCCAATTGGCCAAGGTTTTGCACGTCTCCAAGTCCATGATTAGTGGGGCTGCTGGAAGCACAGAAGCTACTGAACACGCTATTAGAGGCTTGGCCGAATTTCTCACGATTGTCCTTCAGGATGATGCTGATGCATTTGACCTTCATATGTCCAACGAGCTGCTTGATTTGAACTCACACGAGTTTGGATCTTCACAATCATACCTAGAAAAGCTACGGCACCTGCATGATAAAGCTCAGGATCCTAGGCACACTTCTGGTGATTCAAGTGGAATAAATGTTATCTCAAACCAAGACCTAAGTGCTAAGCAACTTCGCAAAGCTGGTGGTGGAGTAGGTCCTTTATACGTGAAGCGTACACCAGAATGGATTGAAAGAGCTACTAACAATGTTGACAAATTGTTGAGCAACACATTTCCGCAT CTATGCACGCATCCATCAAAAAGAGTGAGACATGGACTTCTATCAGCCGTACAAGGGCTATTGTCAAATTGCAATAACGTTTTGAATGGGAGCAGATTGATGCTTTTG GAATGCTTGTGTACATTGGTTTGTGATGATTCTAGAGAAGTGTGTACGGCTGCACAAGATTTTCTTGGATGCTTGTTCGTATCACATGGGAAACTTACTGTTCAGGCTGATATAGCTGAACTGTTCAACAG GCTACTTGAGAGGCTGCCAAAGGTGGTGCTTGGAAGCGAGGAATCTGTGGCTTTGGCTTCTGCTCAGCAGATGCTTGCAGTGATTTATTATTCTGGACCTCAGCTTATCATGGATCACCTTCTGTGCTTTCCT GTTAAGGCAGCCAAGTTGTTCGATGTATTTGCTCTATGCTTGAGTCAGGAGTCTGTGTTTGCGGGTTCTCTTGGGAAATTAGTCTTGTCAACGCCTTCTGCAACTGGATACTTGCATTCTCTTACGGAACTAAGGGATGGCAGTAAGAACGCAATCAGTGAACATTCTGTCGTCAGGTCCAAAAGGTCAGAAGAGTCTAGTATGAATGCATTGGTAAAAGAAATGAAGCAGCCATGCAATGATTATGAACTTCCGCGCATGCCTCCATGGTTTGTCCATGTTGGCAGTTCCAAACTATACCGAGTCCTTGCAGGAATTCTTAGACTAGTGGGTCTATCATTAATTGTTG ACTGTAGGAATGAAGTTACATTGTTGCAAATTGTCGAGATTCCTCTTGGATTTTTGCGTAAATTGGTTGCTGATTTCCGCAAGAAAGGCTCCAGTAAAGAAAGCTGGGAATCTTGGTACGCAAGATCACAATCAGGACAATTGCTAAGGCAGGCTAGCACTGCCGCTTGTATTCTCAATGAGATGCTGTTTGGCATGTCTGATCAAGCAATTGATGTTGTCAAAGACATATTTACTGTGTCTGTATTGAAAGATGAAGAGAAACAAAACAGTGATGGGTTTCCTTTCAACCACTTTCCTGCTAAATCATATTGGAATGTTACTCAAACACCGTGTGTAAGGCAGCATGTCATTGATTGCGTGGGTATTATTTTACACGAGTTCATGTCTCCTGAAGTTTGGGATGTCCCAGTTGCACCACTTGTTCAATCGGGCAAGAAAACTGAAAATATTAATATGCACTTTTTCCGTGATGTTGCAATGTTACACGAG GTGCTGATTGATGGAATTGGAGTCTTTAGTATATGCCTTGGGAAAAATTTTGTATCAAGTGGGTTCCTTTGTTCCTCCCTCTATTTGTTGCTTGAAAATTTGATCTGCTCAAACTCTGAAGTCAGGCACGCTGCTGATGCTGTGTTGCGTGTGATTTCTGCAACATCTGGGTATCCAACG GCTGGACACCTAGTTGTGGCTAATGCTGACTATGTTATTGATTCCTTGTGTCATCAACTGCGTCATTTAGATCTGAATCCTCAGGTTCCAAATGTGCTCGCATCGATGCTTTCTTTCGTAGGAGTCGCTCATAAGATATTGCCATTACTGGAGGAACCG ATGCGATGTGTGTCCATGGAACTGGAGATCCTTGGGAGGCATCAGCACCCAGAGTTGACTATTCCTTTCTTGAAG GCAGTTGAAGAGATTGCTAAGGCAGCTAAGCATGAGGCTGATGGACTACCTTCTCAATCCGAATCCTATTTAGTTGCTGTCAATGCTAAAGCCTCTGATGTTAAGATAAAACTTAGAAGGGATGATTTAATTTCTGGAGAATCAG ATGATGGATTTTTTGGTGATGTAAGCATGGAGGAGTGGGAGAGCATTTTGTTTCAGCTGAATGACAATAAGAGGTATCGCCGGATTGTTGCATCTATTGCGGCTTCCTGCTTGACAGCTGTGATTCCCTTGGTTGCCTCCATGAAGGAGCCAATTTGCTTGATTGCGTTGGACATAATTGAG CATGGTATTATGACTCTAGCAAAGGTGGAGGAAGCATTTGCGCacgagaaagaaacaaaagaagccatAATAGAAGTTGCATCTTTGTGTTCATTCTACAATCTTAACGACATTCTAGATGCTGCCGAAGAAGGGGCTGATGAAAATAGATTGCTTCCTGCTATGAACCAAATATGGCCATATTTGGTGGCTTGTGTCAGGAATAAGATTCCACTG CCTGTTCGGCGATGTGTAGAAGTGGTAAGCAAAGTTGTGAGAATCTGTGGCGGAAACTTCTTTACTCGCCGTTTCCATACCGATGGATCTCATTTCTGGAAGCTTCTAACAACATCACCATTCACAAGAAAATCCATAAGAAACAATGAAGCATCACCTTTACTGCTGCCATACAGAAGCACTTCTCGGACATCAGAAGATCCTGTCTCTGAGTCGTCTAACCTGCAAACCCAAAAGGGAGTTCTCCACATGATTGCTAATTTATCGCATGACAAAAGGAGTTCAACAGCTCTTGACATTGCACTCAAGAAAGTTTGCGGTCTTGTGGTGGGTGTGGCGTGCAGTGGCGTAGTTGGACTACATGATGCTTCCATAGATGCCCTTTCAGGGCTAGCCACTATGGATCCGGATCTGGTTTGGCTTCTACTGGCCGATGTGTATTATTCTTTCAAGGGTAGAGATATAATTCCACCCCCTGTATTTCCAGATCTTGCACAAGTTATGCCGCCACCTTTGTCTTCCAAAGATTACCTGTTTGTGCAATATGGAGGTCAGACTTATGGATTTGACATCAATTTCTCTTCAGTGGAAATCGTCTTCAAGAAACTATACCCAGAAATGTTCATGCTACCTTG